The Nerophis lumbriciformis linkage group LG24, RoL_Nlum_v2.1, whole genome shotgun sequence genome includes a region encoding these proteins:
- the ppl gene encoding periplakin: MNKKKSKNSIVTTPIKTITSTELTSLIEKLQRNADKVEKNIYDVEQNLNKDVSKINEGKAPLYQEDTNKRLLNSLELLVGLDQDAVNAKHLQHPQAEMIGKDMRQLRERVNKLREDHERIYQLSRTEGVPTINWGNMMDEKLANLSNKGFGQDLPSVENEVEDHNIFHSEVEALAPHISAGGDKEYISGLQMKYNKLLALSSDRQRHLLSLRNYMQRCTNELYWMDQQAEERINYDWSDANLDYPARQRQYENFIGKCLENKEATITKLNEDGEKMIAAKHPGANVIEAHMEAVHADWKEYLNLLICEENHLKHMDEYHKFHKEARDTQDLLKRLDTEVKQKYNPEFKDVYQMEALIRELDDQSKAMQHLDERTKALQKRGLQVSPLKYRRETPQKILPIESMCEFDTDEGQIARGSRYTLLRNNGAKWDVKDASGQTLSAPAICFTIPPTDAEAVAISDNLAAQQNAVKQKMGDSKGALLKRFDELKKASGGADKEEQQCRQMMAGLDKVAGDIDKQEKAIQARLRPPLELKKPLQDSADRLQEFRDIANAVHRIEPEKHTKVEEARKFLISSPQSASAPHLHSKVDDVNRKYTYLEQLLQSSQDKLKNSNQLESSLQNGKTLLSSYENRLARDDVAPSDIPSLEKTQRELADIAGDLRSKRSVINETEQNLRLAKTSCDQMAIKFQEHCPDIERQEADVQKLNKRFNILNSQIDTRSQSLQRAKMSYGNYRNDYNNLNNWLSRIPNYEPSETDDVRQLETKLKNQRNLLSDIARKESDMNNVSKNGRLYQQAIKDYETETEKFRSILDLDDGLVPQTYKRSRLESPAMVVKAEEAAIEAKFTEVNAVNKQRLQNLEFTHSLLKQQPDIPLIQSKNVQSVNTAAPGGELWRIRKQLQDEIQRREQLDKEIETIQTEIYVLEGQRPHDTVVKKELIKKVPDPQLDEDIYKIQQKLSEERRTTHVLDNELEVLKLKLRGLDTEVKEGAQQYMVKEVLRIERDRGQEEEVRQLREELDELRRQKLLKDNEIIQINKQLTILVEEKSKEQEVITEEEVIKVQNDPQLETEYRLLLDRKQKETEGRKQLEDELKFLQEKLRRLEKEKLMAEEKISIKEVLKVEKDVVLEREVENLRRQYEDEKSKRRSSQREKADLQRKITSLEEEKSKVIIQEKMREIVRPDPKAENEVANLRLEHVEQQRRYKDAELQLRTLQDELTMLKNRGPQIEIKEIIKEVIKYKTDPQTERELERLRNEIVDKTHQTEKSEMEIRQLNDEIQRWRNMKPQVQTKEVVNEVLQYREDPKTKEEIEVLKRKLADEQSKRLELEGEKSSQEERIRLRKIDLSQVREKVVQQEVVKMEEDVMLRSECDTFVNNINNEQRQKEALKAELYQLQRMKADLDQQLEDLERERRARREAELEIQRLRIILTELEMRDKENREKVTVKQKVVLQQDPQQEKEHSILRLQLDEERHKRVLLEKELNALIQQHITLEKMDVKERIVRTEKVQVEKDPEAEHEIENLKRTLEEEKRRKRELDQELITITSRLSEMEFSNTKFTKELVYVRDESSRLQQENQRLQNDIRRLRSEIEITSKETRLITDSAPREDGKNLELRLESLQRELAELRGVTTKKDDEIERLQKNLAAVRMKREQRESHLRRSIVVIDPDTGKEMRPEEAYKLGLIDWKMFVNLQSQECDWEEITVKGPKGESSVLHDRKSGKKFSIDDALSFGHITNHQLQQYMNKQLTIQEFGALVSGKNK; this comes from the exons TATCACTTCCACGGAACTGACCAGTCTGATCGAGAAACTGCAGAGGAATGCTGACAAAGTGGAGAAGAACATCTACGATGTGGAGCAGAACCTCAACAAG GATGTTAGCAAGATCAACGAGGGCAAAGCGCCGCTGTACCAGGAGGACACCAACAAGCGACTCCTCAACTCTCTGGAGCTGCTGGTGGGCTTGGACCAGGACGCGGTCAACGCCAAGCACCTCCAGCACCCTCAGGCTGAGATGATCGGCAAGGA caTGAGGCAGCTCCGTGAGCGAGTGAACAAGCTGAGAGAGGACCATGAGCGTATCTACCAACTGAGCCGCACCGAGGGGGTGCCCACCATCAACTGGGGCAACATGATGGATGAGAAGCTG GCCAACCTGAGCAACAAAGGCTTTGGTCAGGACCTTCCATCGGTGGAGAACGAGGTGGAGGACCACAACATTTTCCACAGTGAGGTGGAGGCTTTGGCTCCTCACATTTCTGCTGGCGGTGACAAG GAATATATCAGCGGCCTCCAGATGAAGTACAACAAACTTCTG gcCCTTTCCAGCGACCGTCAGCGCCACCTGCTGAGCCTGCGTAACTATATGCAGCGGTGCACCAACGAGCTGTATTGGATGGACCAGCAGGCTGAGGAGAGAATCAACTACGACTGGAGTGACGCCAACTTGGACTACCCCGCCCGCCAGAGGCAGTATGAG AACTTTATTGGCAAATGTCTGGAGAACAAAGAGGCGACGATCACCAAGCTCAACGAAGACGGCGAGAAGATGATTGCTGCAAAGCACCCAGGGGCCAACGTCATCGAG GCTCATATGGAGGCGGTGCACGCCGACTGGAAGGAGTACTTGAACCTGCTCATCTGTGAGGAAAACCACCTGAAGCACATGGACGAATACCACAAG TTCCACAAGGAGGCGCGTGACACCCAAGACCTGCTGAAGCGCTTGGACACTGAGGTCAAGCAGAAGTACAACCCCGAGTTCAAAGATGTGTACCAGATGGAGGCTCTGATCCGAGAGCTGGAT GACCAATCCAAGGCCATGCAGCACTTGGACGAGAGGACCAAAGCTCTTCAGAAGCGTGGCCTGCAAGTTTCGCCCCTGAAGTACCGAAGAGAGACTCCCCAAAAGATTCTTCCCATTGAGTCAATGTGCGAGTTTGACACGGATGAG GGGCAAATTGCACGGGGCAGCAGATACACTCTGCTGCGCAACAACGGAGCCAAGTGGGACGTGAAGGACGCAAGTGGACAGACGTTGTCTGCTCCTGCCATCTGCTTCACCATTCCCCCGACCGACGCGGAGGCAGTGGCCATCTCTGACAA CTTGGCTGCACAGCAGAATGCTGTCAAGCAGAAGATGGGAGACAGCAAAGGAGCTCTGCTAAAGCGTTTTGATGAGCTGAAGAAGGCCAGTGGTGGTGCAG ACAAGGAGGAACAGCAGTGCCGCCAGATGATGGCAGGTTTAGACAAGGTTGCCGGCGATATCGACAAACAAGAGAAGGCCATTCAAGCTCGACTTCGCCCCCCGCTGGAGCTGAAGAAGCCACTGCAAGATAGTGCCGACCGCCTGCAGGAATTTAGG GACATTGCCAACGCGGTCCATAGAATCGAGCCAGAGAAGCACACCAAGGTGGAGGAGGCCAGGAAGTTCCTGATCTCCAGCCCGCAAAGTGCCAGCGCGCCCCACCTGCACAGCAAGGTGGACGACGTCAACAGGAAGTACACCTACCTGGAGCAGCTTCTTCAGAGCAGTCAGGACAA GCTGAAGAACTCCAACCAGCTGGAGAGTTCTCTCCAAAATGGAAAAACTTTGCTGTCCAGCTATGAGAACAGACTGGCCAGAGACGATGTGGCTCCTTCAGACATTCCCTCGCTGGAGAAAACCCAACGAGAACTGGCA GATATCGCAGGAGACCTGAGGTCCAAAAGGTCCGTGATCAATGAGACGGAGCAGAACCTACGCTTGGCCAAAACCAGCTGTGACCAAATGGCCATCAAGTTCCAAGAGCACTGCCCAGACATTGAGAGGCAGGAAGCTGATGTCCAGAAGCTCAACAAGCGTTTCAACATCCTCAACAGTCAGATCGACACCAG GTCCCAAAGTTTGCAGAGGGCCAAGATGTCGTACGGTAATTATCGCAACGACTACAACAACTTGAACAACTGGCTCTCTCGCATCCCAAACTACGAGCCGTCTGAAACCGACGACGTAAGACAGCTGGAGACCAAACTGAAGAACCAGAGG AACTTGCTGTCTGATATTGCAAGGAAGGAATCCGACATGAACAACGTCTCCAAAAATGGCCGACTTTACCAACAGGCTATAAAG GACTATGAGACCGAAACGGAGAAATTCCGATCCATACTGGACCTTGACGATGGACTCGTACCTCAGACGTACAAGAGAAGCAGACTGGAATCACCAGCAATGGTAGTCAAAGCAGAG GAAGCTGCCATTGAGGCCAAGTTCACTGAGGTAAATGCTGTCAACAAGCAAAGGCTGCAAAACCTTGAGTTCACACACAGCCTTCTCAAACAG CAACCAGATATCCCATTGATCCAGTCAAAAAATGTCCAGTCCGTTAATACAGCTGCCCCAGGTGGAGAGCTTTGGAGGATCAGGAAGCAGTTGCAAGATGAAATTCAGAGGAGAGAGCAGTTAGACAAAGAAATTGAGACCATCCAGACTGAAATATATGTCCTTGAAGGACAGAGGCCTCATGATACTGTGGTCAAGAAGGAGCTCAtcaaaaaggttcctgacccTCAGCTAGATGAGGACATCTACAAGATTCAACAGAAGCTTTCGGAGGAACGTCGCACTACCCATGTCCTGGATAATGAGCTTGAGGTACTCAAATTGAAGCTGCGTGGTCTTGATACAGAGGTAAAAGAAGGGGCACAGCAGTACATGGTCAAGGAGGTTCTCCGAATTGAAAGAGACCGTGGTCAGGAAGAAGAGGTGCGCCAGCTCAGGGAAGAGTTAGACGAGCTAAGAAGGCAAAAGTTGCTGAAAGATAACGAGATTATTCAGATAAATAAGCAGCTGACAATTCTGGTCGAAGAGAAGAGTAAAGAGCAAGAAGTTATAACCGAAGAAGAGGTCATCAAAGTTCAAAATGATCCCCAACTTGAAACAGAGTACCGACTACTCTTAGACAGGAAGCAGAAAGAAACCGAAGGCAGAAAACAGCTGGAGGACGAATTGAAATTCCTCCAGGAGAAACTGCGCAGGCTGGAAAAGGAGAAATTAATGGCTGAGGAGAAGATTTCCATCAAGGAGGTGCTCAAAGTCGAAAAAGATGTGGTTTTAGAAAGAGAGGTAGAAAACCTTCGGAGGCAATATGAAGATGAAAAATCCAAACGAAGATCATCACAGCGAGAAAAAGCTGATCTCCAAAGGAAGATTACTAGTCTCGAGGAGGAGAAGTCCAAGGTTATCATTCAAGAGAAGATGCGAGAAATCGTCCGCCCGGACCCCAAAGCCGAAAATGAGGTGGCCAACCTGCGTCTTGAACATGTTGAGCAGCAGAGGCGCTATAAAGACGCAGAGCTGCAGCTTAGGACTCTGCAAGATGAGCTGACCATGCTGAAAAACAGAGGTCCTCAAATAGAGATCAAGGAGATCATTAAAGAGGTGATCAAATACAAGACAGATCCACAGACAGAAAGGGAACTTGAAAGGCTTCGTAATGAAATTGTTGACAAGACCCACCAGACCGAGAAATCTGAGATGGAGATCCGCCAGCTTAATGACGAAATTCAAAGATGGAGAAACATGAAGCCTCAAGTGCAGACTAAAGAGGTTGTCAACGAAGTTCTGCAGTACAGAGAGGATCCGAAAACAAAGGAGGAGATTGAGgtccttaaaagaaaactggccgATGAACAGTCGAAACGTCTCGAACTTGAGGGAGAGAAGTCGTCCCAAGAGGAAAGGATCAGACTGAGGAAGATAGATCTGTCTCAAGTCCGTGAGAAGGTTGTTCAGCAGGAAGTGGTCAAAATGGAAGAGGATGTCATGCTCAGATCAGAATGTGACACGTTCGTAAACAACATCAACAACGAGCAGAGACAGAAGGAGGCTTTGAAAGCAGAACTGTATCAGCTGCAGAGAATGAAGGCTGACTTGGACCAGCAGCTGGAGGATCTTGAGCGGGAACGCAGAGCGAGGCGTGAGGCTGAATTGGAGATCCAGAGACTTCGGATCATACTTACTGAACTGGAGATGCGGGACAAAGAGAACCGTGAGAAGGTGACTGTCAAACAAAAGGTGGTCCTGCAGCAGGATCCCCAACAGGAGAAGGAACACTCTATCCTTCGACTGCAGCTGGATGAAGAGAGACATAAGCGCGTCCTGCTGGAGAAAGAACTGAATGCTCTGATTCAGCAGCATATCACCCTCGAGAAGATGGATGTGAAGGAAAGAATTGTTCGCACCGAGAAGGTCCAAGTTGAGAAGGATCCAGAGGCTGAGCATGAGATTGAAAACCTGAAGAGAACTCTGGAAGAGGAGAAACGGAGAAAGAGAGAACTGGACCAAGAATTGATAACCATCACTTCCAGGCTGTCTGAGATGGAGTTTTCCAACACCAAGTTCACTAAGGAACTGGTCTACGTCCGAGATGAAAGTAGCCGCTTACAGCAGGAAAATCAAAGGCTGCAGAATGATATTCGCAGGCTTCGTTCTGAGATTGAGATCACCAGCAAGGAGACTCGGCTGATCACTGATTCCGCACCAAGAGAGGATGGCAAGAACCTAGAGTTGAGGCTTGAATCACTACAGAGAGAACTTGCAGAGCTCAGAGGCGTAACGACCAAAAAGGATGACGAGATAGAAAGGCTACAAAAGAATCTGGCAGCTGTGCGAATGAAGAGGGAGCAGAGAGAAAGTCATTTGCGTCGGTCCATCGTCGTTATTGACCCAGATACCGGCAAAGAGATGCGACCGGAAGAGGCTTACAAACTGGGACTGATCGACTGGAAGATGTTCGTCAACCTGCAGAGCCAAGAGTGCGACTGGGAGGAAATCACAGTCAAGGGCCCGAAGGGAGAATCATCTGTTCTTCATGACAGGAAATCAGGGAAAAAGTTCTCCATCGATGATGCTTTGAGTTTTGGCCATATCACAAATCATCAACTTCAGCAGTATATGAACAAACAACTGACCATCCAGGAGTTTGGTGCTTTGGTGTCGGGCAAGAACAAGTAA